One window from the genome of Isosphaeraceae bacterium EP7 encodes:
- a CDS encoding transposase produces MPRRNGAGERQKLPGTEPPANQARDDGRGQPPARRPRSAGGRLRPPRQGLRLRRFRPATGEAFTRPYDSRSTRNWVEFLGQVEAWVPADAERVYAILDNLSAHRATDVLLFSLAHPRWEFVFQPVSAAYLNLIEPWWKVLRSLALKGRRFETWEEICQAVERATAYWNAHRHPFVWGRRRRHQPRRTPGIAAVPGVRTLAG; encoded by the coding sequence CTGCCTCGACGAAATGGGGCCGGAGAGCGCCAAAAGCTTCCCGGGACAGAACCCCCTGCGAACCAAGCCCGAGACGACGGCCGAGGGCAGCCGCCAGCCCGCCGGCCGCGCTCGGCAGGAGGCCGACTACGGCCGCCGCGGCAAGGGTTACGTCTTCGGCGCTTCCGACCCGCCACTGGCGAAGCCTTCACCCGCCCCTACGACAGCCGCTCGACCCGCAACTGGGTCGAGTTCCTCGGCCAGGTCGAGGCGTGGGTCCCGGCGGACGCCGAACGGGTCTACGCCATCCTCGACAACCTGAGCGCCCACCGCGCCACCGACGTGCTGCTGTTCAGCCTGGCCCATCCCCGCTGGGAGTTCGTCTTCCAGCCAGTCTCCGCGGCGTACCTGAACCTGATCGAGCCGTGGTGGAAGGTGCTGAGAAGCCTGGCGTTGAAGGGCCGCCGGTTCGAGACTTGGGAGGAGATCTGCCAGGCGGTCGAACGAGCGACAGCGTACTGGAACGCGCATCGTCACCCCTTCGTCTGGGGCCGTCGTCGTCGCCATCAACCACGCCGAACGCCGGGAATCGCCGCCGTACCGGGTGTCAGGACACTTGCCGGATGA